A single genomic interval of Amycolatopsis albispora harbors:
- a CDS encoding alpha/beta fold hydrolase encodes MTGELFVRRGGTGDRTLLLLHGLGATGEVWQGVTEALADQRPGEWNWVVPDLPGHGRSAAMPSYSFGGLTAEIAKSVSGDVTVLGHSLGGVLALTLASGWFGPSVSAVCGLGIKVRWSPDDLAKAAAVASKPARVFATREEAADRWLKVSGLVGLVPLEAVSAGVIPDGDGWRVALDQGAFGVGAPDMRGLLATADGRVVLAAGEHDPMCPADHLRELVPDPVVLPGLGHNAHVEDPAAVLGLLDHLREPADTNR; translated from the coding sequence ATGACCGGTGAACTGTTCGTGCGCCGTGGTGGTACCGGGGACCGGACGCTCCTGCTGTTGCACGGGCTGGGCGCGACCGGCGAGGTGTGGCAAGGGGTGACCGAGGCGCTGGCCGACCAGCGTCCCGGCGAGTGGAACTGGGTGGTGCCCGACCTGCCGGGGCACGGGCGCTCGGCCGCGATGCCGTCCTACTCCTTCGGCGGGCTGACCGCCGAGATCGCGAAGTCGGTCAGCGGCGACGTGACCGTTCTGGGGCATTCGCTGGGCGGTGTGCTCGCGCTGACGCTGGCGAGCGGCTGGTTCGGCCCGTCGGTGTCGGCGGTGTGCGGGCTCGGCATCAAGGTGCGCTGGAGTCCCGATGACCTGGCGAAGGCAGCCGCGGTGGCGAGCAAGCCGGCGCGTGTGTTCGCCACTCGCGAGGAGGCGGCGGACCGCTGGCTCAAGGTCTCCGGGCTGGTGGGCCTCGTGCCGCTTGAGGCGGTAAGCGCGGGCGTGATCCCGGACGGCGACGGCTGGCGTGTGGCGCTGGACCAGGGCGCGTTCGGCGTCGGCGCGCCGGATATGCGGGGCCTGCTGGCCACGGCGGATGGGCGCGTGGTCCTGGCCGCGGGCGAGCACGACCCGATGTGCCCGGCGGACCACCTGCGCGAACTCGTGCCGGACCCGGTGGTGCTGCCCGGCCTCGGGCACAACGCCCACGTCGAGGACCCGGCCGCGGTACTCGGCCTGCTCGACCACCTGCGCGAGCCGGCTGA
- a CDS encoding FAD-dependent oxidoreductase, with protein sequence MIPEETQVLVVGAGPVGLAAAVSLAQQGVEVTVVDQQAEGANTSRAAVVHPRTMEALDRLGVADRLAGLSLRAGRFTIRDRDRVLVPLVFDQVPSPYRTLFMVPQPTTERVLLDRFTELGGKVLRPHRLTALDQDADGVVATVDGQHRIRARYVVGADGMRSAVRTFSAIGFGDDHADGETFTLADVRLRDGGLPRDEVVLFFSGAGMVVSAPLPDGSFRIVAEVENPPEQPDLAFVQDLLDRRGPAAGTARIAEVVWGSRFRVHHRVADRYRAGRVLLAGDAAHVHSPAGGQGMNLGLRDAVALGEALGAVVKGAPESLLDEYAATQRPKAEEVVKFAGRLTRLATASPLARPVRNAALSLLAKVPAFRVMLTKRLAGVADR encoded by the coding sequence CTGGCGCAGCAGGGCGTCGAGGTGACCGTGGTGGACCAGCAGGCGGAGGGCGCGAACACCTCGCGTGCCGCCGTGGTGCACCCCCGCACGATGGAGGCGCTGGACCGGCTCGGCGTCGCGGACCGGCTCGCCGGGCTGTCGCTGCGGGCGGGCCGGTTCACCATCCGCGATCGCGACCGCGTGCTGGTGCCGCTGGTGTTCGACCAGGTCCCGAGCCCGTACCGGACGCTGTTCATGGTTCCGCAGCCGACCACCGAGCGCGTGCTGCTCGACCGGTTCACCGAACTCGGCGGCAAGGTGCTGCGCCCGCACCGGCTGACCGCGCTCGACCAGGACGCCGACGGCGTGGTCGCCACCGTGGACGGGCAGCACCGGATCCGCGCGCGGTACGTGGTCGGCGCCGACGGCATGCGGAGCGCGGTGCGGACGTTCAGCGCTATCGGTTTCGGTGACGACCACGCCGACGGCGAGACCTTCACGCTCGCCGACGTCCGGCTGCGCGATGGTGGTCTGCCCCGCGACGAGGTCGTGCTGTTCTTCTCGGGCGCGGGCATGGTGGTCTCGGCCCCGCTGCCCGACGGTTCGTTCCGCATCGTGGCCGAGGTCGAGAACCCGCCGGAGCAGCCGGACCTCGCCTTTGTGCAGGACCTGCTCGACCGGCGCGGCCCCGCGGCCGGGACCGCGCGGATCGCCGAGGTGGTCTGGGGCTCGCGGTTCCGGGTGCACCACCGGGTCGCCGACCGCTACCGCGCGGGTCGCGTCCTGCTCGCGGGCGACGCCGCGCACGTGCACAGCCCCGCGGGCGGGCAGGGCATGAACCTCGGCCTGCGGGACGCGGTCGCGCTCGGCGAGGCACTGGGTGCCGTGGTCAAGGGCGCGCCGGAGAGCCTGCTCGACGAGTACGCCGCCACCCAGCGGCCGAAGGCGGAGGAAGTGGTGAAGTTCGCCGGGCGGCTGACGCGGCTGGCCACCGCGAGCCCGCTGGCGCGCCCGGTGCGCAACGCGGCGCTGTCGCTGCTGGCGAAGGTGCCCGCTTTCCGGGTGATGCTGACCAAGCGGCTCGCCGGTGTGGCGGACCGGTGA